Proteins co-encoded in one Bacillus infantis NRRL B-14911 genomic window:
- the mnhG gene encoding monovalent cation/H(+) antiporter subunit G, which yields MIEIIRIIIIVLILIGAFLSLVAAFGVIRLPDVYTRNHAASKAATLGVMSILLGTFLYFYAEEGHFNSRLILGIVFIFMTSPVAGHLISRAAYNAGVPLADVSVQDDLKTKKNSQVSVKQEKP from the coding sequence GTGATCGAAATCATTAGAATCATCATCATAGTCCTGATCCTGATAGGGGCCTTTCTCAGCCTTGTAGCGGCTTTTGGAGTAATCAGGCTGCCTGATGTATACACACGTAACCACGCCGCCTCCAAAGCCGCTACATTGGGTGTCATGTCCATTCTGCTTGGGACCTTCCTTTATTTTTATGCAGAAGAAGGGCATTTCAACTCAAGGCTTATCCTGGGAATTGTATTTATCTTTATGACATCCCCTGTTGCCGGCCACCTGATCAGCCGTGCAGCATATAACGCAGGTGTCCCATTGGCGGATGTAAGCGTCCAGGATGATTTAAAAACAAAGAAAAATTCACAGGTAAGCGTCAAACAAGAAAAGCCATGA
- a CDS encoding Na+/H+ antiporter subunit D — protein MTNLLMLPILIPLATAILLIFLAKNVPAQRWVSGISAGVTAAAAFVLVQKVHNDGIQTVDLGSWEAPYGITLVSDMASALLVLITSLISLACLIYSFRSIGIDREKFYYYPVFQFLIVGVNGAFTTGDIFNLFVFFEVMLMASYVLIVLGGTKIQLRESIKYILVNVISSALFVIAVGYLYSIVGSLNMADISVKIAAFGQPGILTVVAVLFLIVFGLKGAIFPLYFWLPGSYYAPPIPVMAVFGALLTKVGVYSIMRTYTLFFYHDQGYTHEILSILAVLTIILGVIGAVAYWDVKRIIIYNIVVAVGVIVFGIAAMTPDSLAGSLFYIIHDMIIKAALFLLVGIIISITGTSNLRHISGLIKRYPGLAWTYFIAALALAGIPPLSGFIGKLLIVQGGFEAGRYWGAGIVLLSSLLVLFSVMKIFINGFWGNPRSYKNEDKAPVRTLLIAPVMLTALSVFMGVGTEVIYPYISQAAETLSDPNIYINAVLKE, from the coding sequence ATGACTAACTTATTAATGCTTCCCATTCTAATCCCGCTGGCAACAGCGATCCTTTTAATCTTTCTCGCTAAAAATGTCCCTGCACAGCGCTGGGTTTCCGGGATATCTGCCGGGGTTACGGCTGCTGCTGCCTTCGTGCTTGTGCAGAAGGTGCACAATGACGGCATTCAGACAGTCGATCTGGGCAGCTGGGAGGCGCCGTACGGAATCACACTGGTGTCTGATATGGCTTCTGCCCTGCTTGTTTTGATAACAAGCCTGATATCCCTGGCCTGCCTGATTTATTCTTTCAGATCCATTGGCATTGACCGCGAGAAATTTTATTATTACCCTGTATTCCAGTTTCTGATCGTCGGCGTCAACGGGGCATTCACTACAGGGGATATTTTCAATCTGTTTGTTTTCTTCGAAGTTATGCTCATGGCATCATATGTCCTGATTGTTCTCGGCGGGACGAAGATCCAGCTTCGGGAATCCATCAAGTATATTCTGGTGAATGTCATATCATCAGCCTTGTTCGTCATTGCAGTAGGCTATTTATATTCTATTGTAGGATCCCTGAACATGGCCGATATTTCCGTGAAAATCGCAGCGTTCGGGCAGCCTGGCATTTTGACGGTGGTCGCAGTTCTGTTCCTTATCGTGTTCGGACTGAAGGGCGCCATATTCCCGCTTTACTTTTGGCTTCCGGGCTCTTACTATGCACCGCCCATCCCGGTCATGGCCGTCTTCGGCGCCCTGCTGACCAAGGTAGGAGTCTACTCCATCATGCGGACGTATACTCTCTTCTTTTATCATGACCAGGGGTATACTCATGAAATTCTCAGTATACTCGCAGTGCTGACCATCATCCTCGGGGTGATAGGGGCAGTTGCATACTGGGACGTCAAAAGAATCATCATTTACAATATTGTTGTGGCCGTGGGGGTCATCGTATTCGGGATTGCGGCAATGACTCCGGATTCACTGGCCGGGTCGCTCTTTTATATCATTCACGATATGATCATTAAAGCAGCGCTCTTCCTGCTTGTCGGAATCATCATCAGCATTACGGGGACAAGCAACCTCCGCCATATCAGCGGGCTGATCAAAAGGTACCCCGGGCTTGCCTGGACCTATTTCATTGCGGCACTTGCCCTTGCGGGGATTCCTCCGCTCAGCGGCTTCATTGGAAAGCTCCTGATCGTCCAGGGAGGATTTGAAGCCGGCCGCTATTGGGGTGCAGGAATCGTCCTTTTATCAAGCCTCCTGGTGCTGTTCTCAGTCATGAAAATCTTCATCAATGGATTCTGGGGAAATCCCCGCTCCTACAAAAATGAAGATAAAGCTCCTGTAAGGACATTGCTCATTGCTCCGGTGATGCTCACTGCCCTGTCTGTATTTATGGGAGTCGGGACAGAAGTGATCTATCCTTATATCTCGCAGGCTGCTGAAACTCTTTCGGACCCAAATATCTATATCAATGCAGTCTTAAAGGAGTAA
- a CDS encoding PaaI family thioesterase, with the protein MKLENTLIHALGIEVTELGKGHVTATMPVDERTRQPFGLLHGGASVALAETVASIGAFELVDQEKQAVVGLEINANHIRAKKDGVVTAAATVLHQGKSTMVWDIKITDEEGKLVCVSRCTMAVIQRK; encoded by the coding sequence ATGAAATTGGAGAATACGCTGATACATGCCTTAGGAATAGAAGTGACTGAGCTTGGGAAAGGGCATGTGACAGCGACCATGCCGGTCGATGAGAGGACCAGGCAGCCTTTCGGGCTTTTGCATGGCGGCGCCTCGGTGGCTTTGGCTGAAACGGTGGCCAGCATCGGTGCATTTGAATTAGTGGACCAGGAAAAACAAGCTGTGGTCGGCCTTGAGATCAACGCCAACCATATCAGGGCAAAAAAAGACGGAGTCGTCACTGCAGCTGCCACTGTTCTTCATCAGGGAAAATCAACAATGGTCTGGGATATCAAAATCACTGATGAAGAAGGGAAGCTTGTGTGTGTTTCAAGATGCACAATGGCGGTCATTCAAAGGAAATAG
- a CDS encoding Na+/H+ antiporter subunit E has protein sequence MAFQILLNFFLAFVWMFLKVSYDPVTFLVGYFFGLLIIFAFRRFFDSRFYLLRVAAVLNLLLIFMRELILSNIAILKVILKPKLDIRPGIFALETELTEDWEITVLSGLITLTPGTLVIDVSDDNRILYIHAMDIGDVHESVSSIKNSFEKAIMEVSK, from the coding sequence ATGGCATTTCAAATTTTATTGAATTTCTTTTTAGCATTTGTATGGATGTTCCTTAAGGTCTCTTATGACCCGGTAACATTCCTTGTCGGCTATTTCTTCGGGCTGCTGATCATCTTTGCATTCAGGCGGTTCTTCGATTCACGCTTTTATCTGCTCCGGGTCGCGGCTGTCCTGAATCTGCTGCTGATCTTTATGAGGGAGCTGATATTATCCAATATCGCCATACTGAAGGTAATCCTGAAGCCAAAGCTTGATATCAGGCCCGGCATCTTTGCTCTTGAAACAGAGCTGACCGAGGACTGGGAAATCACGGTCCTTTCGGGACTGATCACTTTAACGCCGGGAACGCTGGTCATCGATGTTTCTGATGATAATAGAATCCTTTATATCCACGCCATGGATATAGGGGATGTCCATGAATCGGTCAGCAGCATCAAGAATTCTTTTGAAAAAGCAATCATGGAGGTGAGCAAGTGA
- a CDS encoding Na(+)/H(+) antiporter subunit F1 produces MLEVIVQISLLCISVSMVGLIYRVIKGPTIPDRIVALDAIGINLVAVIALISILLKTNAFLEIILLIGILAFIGTVAFSKYLEKGVIIERDRNH; encoded by the coding sequence ATGCTGGAAGTGATTGTACAAATTTCGCTGCTCTGCATTTCCGTTAGCATGGTCGGCCTTATCTACCGTGTAATCAAGGGGCCAACCATCCCTGACAGAATCGTGGCACTCGATGCCATCGGGATCAATCTCGTAGCTGTCATTGCACTCATTTCCATCTTGCTGAAAACCAATGCTTTCCTGGAGATCATCCTGCTGATCGGTATCCTTGCATTCATCGGCACGGTAGCCTTCTCGAAATATCTGGAAAAGGGGGTTATTATTGAACGTGATCGAAATCATTAG
- a CDS encoding DedA family protein, translating into MELDYILLLIEENGYVGLFLWLWFGVFGIPVPNEVIAMTVGMVSSMSVLHPLGAFLVTYAGMTAALTTCYTLGRFIGRPLIKYFHKRKRFAKIIDDSLRLMDKHHAFSLSLSYFIPGLRNFVPFLYGFSRLPFKTFALFAFSGALLWLAVAFTLGYLFGDHIDAIILYGKEALLAGAVFALIILVIKTRSRRKKEKQRELA; encoded by the coding sequence GCCTATTCCTGTGGCTCTGGTTCGGCGTCTTCGGCATCCCCGTCCCGAATGAAGTCATTGCCATGACAGTCGGGATGGTCTCCTCGATGAGTGTGCTTCATCCTCTTGGGGCTTTTCTAGTGACCTATGCCGGCATGACTGCCGCGCTGACGACCTGCTATACACTTGGCCGGTTTATCGGCCGGCCGCTGATCAAATATTTCCATAAAAGAAAACGGTTTGCAAAAATAATTGATGACTCTTTGAGGCTGATGGATAAGCATCATGCCTTTTCCCTTTCACTCAGCTATTTCATACCGGGGCTGCGCAATTTTGTCCCATTCCTCTATGGCTTCAGCAGGCTTCCATTCAAAACCTTCGCATTGTTTGCCTTCAGCGGGGCACTGCTCTGGCTTGCGGTTGCTTTCACGTTAGGATATCTGTTCGGCGATCATATAGATGCCATCATCCTTTATGGAAAAGAGGCGCTCTTGGCCGGTGCCGTCTTTGCGCTTATCATCCTCGTGATCAAGACACGCAGCAGAAGAAAAAAAGAAAAGCAAAGGGAGCTGGCGTGA